In a single window of the Sphingosinicella microcystinivorans genome:
- the sucC gene encoding ADP-forming succinate--CoA ligase subunit beta, whose translation MNIHEYQAKQLLAKFGAPISAGFPAFTADEAEAAAKQLPGPVYVVKSQIHAGGRGKGRFNGLGADAKGGVRVVKSVEEVKTNAAEMLGRVLVTHQTGEAGKQVNRLYIEAGAPIAKEYYLSLLVDRAVGRVAFVVSTEGGMDIEEVAEHTPEKIHTIRIDPASGFMPHHGRGVAAALKLEGDLAKQAAKLAQQLYTAFKATDASLLEINPLVETTDGKLLVLDAKMGFDGNALFRHPDILELRDLTEEDAMEIEASKYDLAYVKLDGNIGCMVNGAGLAMATMDIIKLNGAEPANFLDVGGGATKEKVTAAFKIILNDPAVEGILVNIFGGIMRCDIIAEGIVAAAREVNLSVPLVVRLEGTNVELGKQILGDSGLPIVSADNLGDAAKKIVAQVKKAA comes from the coding sequence ATGAACATCCACGAGTATCAGGCCAAGCAACTGCTGGCCAAGTTCGGCGCGCCGATTTCCGCGGGTTTCCCGGCTTTCACGGCCGACGAGGCCGAAGCGGCGGCGAAGCAGCTTCCCGGACCCGTCTATGTCGTGAAGTCGCAGATCCACGCGGGCGGGCGCGGCAAGGGCCGTTTCAACGGTCTCGGCGCGGACGCCAAGGGCGGCGTGCGCGTCGTGAAGTCGGTCGAAGAGGTGAAGACGAACGCCGCCGAGATGCTGGGCCGCGTGCTGGTGACGCACCAGACGGGCGAAGCGGGCAAGCAGGTGAACCGCCTCTACATCGAGGCGGGCGCGCCGATCGCCAAGGAATACTACCTCTCGCTGCTCGTGGACCGCGCTGTCGGCCGCGTCGCCTTCGTGGTCTCCACCGAAGGCGGCATGGACATCGAGGAGGTGGCCGAGCACACGCCCGAGAAGATCCACACCATCCGCATCGACCCGGCCTCGGGCTTCATGCCGCACCACGGCCGCGGCGTCGCGGCGGCGCTGAAGCTGGAGGGCGATCTCGCCAAGCAGGCGGCGAAGCTCGCGCAGCAGCTCTACACGGCGTTCAAGGCGACCGACGCCTCGCTGCTCGAGATCAACCCGCTCGTCGAGACGACGGACGGCAAGCTGCTCGTGCTCGACGCCAAGATGGGCTTCGACGGCAACGCGCTGTTCCGCCACCCGGACATCCTCGAACTGCGCGACCTCACGGAAGAGGACGCGATGGAGATCGAGGCCTCGAAGTACGACCTCGCCTACGTGAAGCTCGACGGCAACATCGGCTGCATGGTGAACGGCGCGGGCCTCGCCATGGCGACGATGGACATCATCAAGCTGAACGGCGCCGAGCCCGCCAACTTCCTCGACGTCGGCGGCGGCGCCACCAAGGAGAAGGTGACGGCGGCGTTCAAGATCATCCTCAACGATCCGGCGGTGGAGGGCATCCTCGTCAACATCTTCGGCGGCATCATGCGCTGCGACATCATCGCGGAAGGCATCGTCGCGGCGGCGCGCGAGGTGAACCTGTCGGTTCCGCTCGTCGTTCGCCTTGAAGGCACGAATGTCGAGCTCGGCAAGCAGATCCTCGGCGACAGCGGCCTGCCGATCGTTTCGGCGGACAACCTCGGCGACGCCGCCAAGAAGATCGTGGCGCAAGTGAAGAAGGCGGCCTGA
- the mdh gene encoding malate dehydrogenase yields the protein MARNKIALIGAGMIGGTLAHLVGMKELGDVVLFDIAEGMPKGKALDLAQSAPVEGFDARLKGTSDYADIAGADVCIVTAGVPRKPGMSRDDLLGINLKVMKAVGEGIKAHAPNAFVICITNPLDAMVWALREFSGLPANKVVGMAGVLDSARFRHFLAEEFNVSVEDVTAFVLGGHGDTMVPVVEYSTVAGIPVPDLIKMGWSTQEKIDAIVARTRSGGGEIVGLLGNGSAYYAPASSAIAMADSYLKDKRRLLPCAAFLSGEYGVKDLYVGVPIIIGANGVEKIVEIELNAEAKANFDKSVNAVKELMDACRNLDGSLK from the coding sequence ATGGCACGCAATAAAATTGCTCTGATCGGCGCCGGGATGATCGGCGGCACGCTCGCACATCTCGTCGGAATGAAGGAACTGGGCGATGTCGTCCTGTTCGATATCGCGGAGGGTATGCCGAAGGGCAAGGCGCTCGATCTCGCGCAGTCCGCCCCGGTCGAGGGCTTCGACGCGCGCCTCAAGGGCACCAGCGACTATGCCGACATCGCGGGCGCGGACGTCTGCATCGTCACCGCCGGCGTGCCGCGCAAGCCCGGCATGAGCCGCGACGACCTGCTCGGCATCAATCTCAAGGTGATGAAGGCGGTGGGCGAGGGCATCAAGGCGCACGCGCCGAACGCCTTCGTGATCTGCATCACCAATCCGCTCGATGCGATGGTCTGGGCGCTGCGCGAGTTCTCGGGCCTCCCGGCGAACAAGGTCGTCGGCATGGCGGGCGTGCTCGATTCGGCGCGCTTCCGCCACTTCCTCGCAGAAGAATTCAACGTCTCGGTCGAGGACGTCACCGCCTTCGTGCTCGGCGGCCACGGCGACACGATGGTGCCGGTGGTCGAATATTCGACCGTCGCGGGCATCCCGGTGCCGGACCTCATCAAGATGGGCTGGTCCACGCAGGAGAAGATCGACGCGATCGTGGCCCGCACCCGTTCGGGCGGCGGCGAGATCGTCGGCCTGCTCGGCAACGGTTCGGCCTACTACGCCCCCGCGTCCTCGGCGATCGCGATGGCCGACTCCTACCTCAAGGACAAGCGGCGGCTCCTCCCGTGCGCGGCGTTCCTCTCGGGCGAGTACGGCGTCAAGGACCTGTACGTCGGCGTGCCGATCATCATCGGCGCGAACGGCGTCGAGAAGATCGTCGAGATCGAGCTGAACGCCGAGGCGAAGGCCAACTTCGACAAGTCGGTGAACGCGGTGAAGGAATTGATGGACGCCTGCCGCAACCTCGATGGCTCGCTGAAGTAA
- the zapE gene encoding cell division protein ZapE — MSVVEAYRALIAANELKADPDQAAAAQRLGRLEAELRAGRPKGGLLSRLFGKAEAVPPRGVYMWGAVGRGKSMLMDLFYEAAPAIPKRRVHFHAFMLEVHAALHTWREQNVDDPILRVADDIAKGVRLLAFDELQVTNVADAMILSRLFTAILERGVTVVATSNRPPRDLYKNGLSRELFVPFIDLIERELDVVGLNGPTDYRLDRLAGMPTYYVPNGAEATAALSEAFFRLTDYPPEDRAHVPAETIEVGGGRTLFVPKSLKGVAVFSFRRLCGEARGAADYLAVAQRYHTVIIVGVPKMEPEKRNEATRFVALIDALYEYRVKLLMAADAPPAELYPAGDYAFEFERTVSRLMEMQSADYMAEGHGVRTA; from the coding sequence TTGAGCGTCGTCGAGGCGTACCGCGCGCTCATTGCGGCGAACGAACTGAAGGCCGACCCGGATCAGGCCGCGGCGGCCCAGCGGCTCGGGCGGTTGGAAGCGGAGCTTCGCGCAGGCAGGCCAAAGGGCGGGCTGCTCTCCCGTCTGTTCGGCAAGGCGGAGGCCGTGCCGCCGCGCGGCGTCTACATGTGGGGCGCGGTCGGGCGCGGCAAGTCGATGCTGATGGACCTCTTCTACGAGGCCGCGCCCGCCATTCCGAAGCGCCGCGTGCATTTCCACGCCTTCATGCTGGAGGTCCATGCCGCATTGCACACATGGCGCGAGCAGAACGTCGACGACCCGATCCTGCGCGTTGCCGACGACATCGCGAAGGGCGTGCGCCTGCTCGCCTTCGACGAGCTTCAGGTGACGAACGTCGCCGACGCCATGATCCTGTCGCGGCTGTTCACGGCGATCCTCGAGCGCGGCGTCACCGTGGTCGCGACCTCGAACCGGCCGCCGCGCGACCTCTACAAGAACGGCCTCAGCCGCGAGCTGTTCGTGCCCTTCATCGACCTCATCGAGCGCGAGCTGGACGTCGTCGGCCTCAACGGCCCGACCGACTATCGTCTGGATCGGCTGGCCGGGATGCCGACCTACTACGTGCCGAACGGCGCGGAGGCGACCGCCGCGCTCTCCGAGGCCTTTTTCCGCCTCACCGACTACCCGCCCGAGGACCGCGCGCACGTGCCGGCCGAGACGATCGAGGTGGGCGGCGGGCGCACGCTGTTCGTGCCCAAGTCGCTGAAGGGCGTCGCCGTCTTCTCGTTCAGGCGGCTGTGCGGGGAGGCGCGGGGCGCGGCGGACTACCTCGCCGTTGCGCAGCGCTATCACACGGTCATCATCGTCGGCGTGCCGAAGATGGAGCCGGAGAAGCGCAACGAGGCGACGCGCTTCGTGGCGCTGATCGACGCCTTGTACGAGTATCGCGTCAAGTTGCTGATGGCGGCGGACGCCCCGCCCGCCGAGCTTTACCCGGCAGGCGACTACGCCTTCGAGTTCGAGCGCACCGTCTCGCGCCTGATGGAGATGCAGTCGGCGGACTACATGGCGGAAGGCCACGGCGTTCGCACGGCCTGA
- a CDS encoding PaaI family thioesterase, whose product MPTIEIADGPLKGWRRWREMDEDGFQCLVGPVYFRDRADGSVECRSPTEARHRNNQGRLHGGYVMSFIDMALFAIAAPALTAHRAVTLTCNTEFLGAGVPGEDIYATGEITRETGKLLFLRGLVTQDGPIASFSGVLRKVTPR is encoded by the coding sequence ATGCCCACCATAGAGATTGCGGACGGGCCGCTGAAGGGATGGCGCCGCTGGCGTGAAATGGACGAGGACGGGTTCCAGTGCCTCGTCGGGCCAGTCTATTTCCGGGATCGCGCGGACGGCAGCGTCGAGTGCCGCTCGCCGACCGAAGCCAGGCACCGTAACAACCAGGGGCGTCTTCACGGCGGCTACGTGATGTCGTTCATCGACATGGCGCTGTTCGCGATCGCCGCTCCCGCGCTCACGGCGCACCGCGCGGTCACGCTGACCTGCAACACGGAGTTCCTCGGCGCGGGCGTGCCGGGCGAGGATATATACGCGACGGGCGAGATCACGCGGGAGACCGGCAAGCTTCTCTTCCTGCGCGGTCTCGTGACGCAGGACGGCCCGATCGCCTCGTTTTCCGGCGTGCTGAGGAAAGTGACGCCGCGTTGA
- a CDS encoding ParA family protein, producing the protein MKVIAVFSLKGGVGKTSVAVNLAHLLATQAKRRTLLWDLDAQGAASDLLQVEPGRKARKLFSGSGGGDIEAYIVPSKWPGLDVLAADESLRKLDVQLVESQRAKLLAKRLAAVADEYDRVVLDCPPGFGLLADQIFRAADLIVEPMTMSPLSARTNEQLAAHLAQRHKGQPPVIPVFTMVDKRRALHRETLEACPDVHAIPYSSKVEDMAVYCLPIAEIAPEAPETAEFSRLVTAVERKLTRPTRPRKA; encoded by the coding sequence ATGAAAGTCATCGCAGTCTTCAGCCTCAAGGGCGGCGTCGGCAAGACGTCCGTGGCTGTCAATCTCGCGCATCTCCTTGCAACGCAGGCCAAGCGGCGCACGCTGCTGTGGGACCTCGACGCGCAGGGCGCCGCGTCCGACCTGTTGCAGGTGGAACCCGGCAGGAAGGCCCGCAAGCTGTTCTCCGGAAGCGGCGGCGGCGACATCGAGGCCTATATCGTTCCCAGCAAGTGGCCGGGCCTCGACGTGCTCGCGGCGGACGAATCGCTGCGCAAGCTCGATGTCCAGCTCGTCGAATCGCAGCGGGCGAAGCTGCTGGCGAAGCGGCTCGCGGCGGTCGCGGACGAGTACGACCGTGTCGTGCTCGATTGCCCGCCGGGCTTCGGCCTCCTTGCCGACCAGATCTTCCGGGCGGCGGACCTCATCGTCGAGCCGATGACGATGTCGCCGCTCTCCGCCCGCACCAACGAGCAGCTTGCCGCGCATCTGGCGCAGCGCCACAAGGGTCAGCCGCCGGTGATCCCGGTGTTCACGATGGTGGACAAGCGCCGCGCGCTGCACCGCGAGACGCTGGAGGCTTGCCCCGACGTTCACGCGATTCCCTATTCGAGCAAGGTCGAGGACATGGCGGTCTACTGCCTGCCGATCGCCGAGATCGCGCCCGAGGCCCCGGAAACCGCCGAGTTCTCGCGGCTGGTGACGGCGGTGGAACGCAAGCTCACCCGGCCGACGCGGCCGCGAAAGGCCTGA
- a CDS encoding serine hydrolase domain-containing protein, with product MTLQPSLDRRSLLGGIAAFGGLALLPACAATPGTAAPAAAPAHNWTALKALAERYVAERKVAGMIIGVGNGDAPAFYTHAGTLGLQRETPVDAKSIWRIYSMTKPVTGVLAAQMISEGALGLDQPIADILPAFKAMKVAIDPANSLEARAASGPITVRHLLTHTAGFTYHFMPNAVGKAYRRFGLMPGMRTVGREPGDGRSPSSLQAFASAVAELPLVADPGTTWHYSIALDVLGAVIEKVAGKSFEAVLQERLLTPLAMHDTGFAVPAASMDRLATNYLLQSNNLVPIDAPPKTEYAVPASFPAGGGGLASTADDYMRFMRMVANGGRHAGAQIISPEAAKLAVSNLLPAGVFYEGNQGYGAGGRVVIAPGQGLIPGSYGWGGAAGTLASVLPAQRLSVVLMTQYMPQQAYPLPEELGKALAADLGV from the coding sequence ATGACACTGCAACCCAGCTTGGACCGCCGCAGCCTTCTCGGTGGAATCGCCGCTTTCGGCGGTCTTGCGCTGCTTCCGGCCTGCGCCGCGACGCCGGGAACCGCTGCACCCGCTGCCGCGCCCGCGCACAACTGGACGGCGCTGAAGGCGCTTGCCGAGCGCTACGTGGCGGAGCGCAAGGTGGCAGGCATGATCATCGGGGTCGGCAACGGCGACGCGCCTGCGTTCTATACGCACGCAGGAACACTCGGCCTGCAACGCGAGACGCCGGTCGACGCGAAGAGCATCTGGCGTATCTATTCGATGACGAAGCCGGTGACGGGCGTGCTCGCCGCACAGATGATCAGCGAGGGCGCGCTCGGCCTCGATCAGCCGATCGCCGACATCCTCCCCGCCTTCAAGGCCATGAAGGTCGCGATCGACCCGGCGAACAGCCTTGAGGCGCGCGCCGCGAGCGGGCCGATCACGGTCCGCCACCTGCTGACGCATACGGCCGGGTTCACTTACCACTTCATGCCGAACGCCGTCGGCAAGGCCTATCGCCGCTTCGGCCTGATGCCCGGGATGCGAACGGTCGGGCGCGAGCCGGGCGACGGCAGATCGCCGAGCAGCCTGCAAGCCTTCGCGAGCGCCGTCGCCGAACTGCCGCTTGTCGCCGATCCGGGAACGACCTGGCACTACAGCATCGCGCTCGACGTGCTCGGCGCCGTCATCGAAAAGGTGGCTGGCAAGTCGTTCGAGGCCGTCTTGCAGGAACGCCTGCTGACGCCGCTCGCCATGCACGACACCGGGTTCGCCGTGCCCGCCGCGTCGATGGACCGGCTCGCTACCAACTATCTGCTACAAAGCAACAATCTGGTGCCGATCGACGCGCCGCCCAAGACCGAATACGCCGTTCCGGCAAGCTTTCCGGCGGGCGGCGGCGGTCTCGCCTCCACCGCGGACGACTACATGCGCTTCATGCGCATGGTCGCGAACGGCGGCCGCCATGCCGGCGCGCAGATCATCTCGCCCGAAGCGGCGAAGCTCGCCGTTTCGAACCTGCTCCCCGCGGGCGTCTTCTATGAAGGCAATCAGGGCTACGGCGCGGGCGGGCGCGTGGTGATCGCGCCGGGGCAGGGCCTCATCCCCGGCAGCTACGGCTGGGGTGGCGCGGCGGGCACGCTCGCCTCGGTGCTCCCGGCGCAGAGGCTCAGCGTCGTGCTGATGACGCAGTACATGCCGCAGCAGGCCTACCCGCTTCCCGAGGAACTCGGGAAGGCGCTTGCAGCCGACCTTGGCGTCTAG
- a CDS encoding prephenate dehydratase — protein MQNYPESAARLVEELAQAAEKSPETVVAFQGAPGAYSHQAAREMAAGAPTLPCLSFADAIDAVREGRAGRAIIPIENSLHGRVADIHFLLPESGLWIVAEHFVRVRHSLLAVPGAALSDVKVAISHPQALGQCRKRLREWGISPVASFDTAASAAKVADDGDRTVAAVASQLAGQLYGLTPLAEGIEDAAHNTTRFVALAREPMMPEAGVPAMTSLLFEVRSVPAALYKALGGFATNGVNLTKLESYMRDGQFQAAEFYVDIEGRPDDPNVERALDELRYHTKWVRMLGTYPQARAR, from the coding sequence ATGCAGAACTATCCCGAATCCGCCGCGAGGCTCGTTGAAGAGCTTGCGCAAGCCGCTGAAAAGTCGCCGGAAACCGTCGTCGCCTTTCAGGGCGCGCCCGGCGCCTATTCGCATCAGGCCGCGCGCGAGATGGCGGCCGGTGCGCCGACGCTGCCGTGCCTTTCGTTCGCCGACGCCATCGACGCGGTGCGCGAGGGGCGCGCCGGGCGCGCCATCATCCCGATCGAGAACTCGCTGCACGGGCGCGTCGCCGACATCCACTTCCTGCTGCCGGAGTCGGGCCTCTGGATCGTCGCCGAGCATTTCGTGCGCGTCCGCCATTCGCTGCTCGCGGTGCCGGGCGCGGCGCTTTCGGACGTGAAAGTCGCGATCAGCCACCCGCAGGCGCTCGGCCAGTGCCGGAAGCGCCTTCGCGAATGGGGCATCAGCCCGGTCGCCTCGTTCGACACCGCCGCGTCCGCCGCGAAGGTCGCTGACGACGGCGACAGGACGGTCGCCGCGGTGGCCTCGCAGCTCGCCGGGCAGCTCTACGGCCTCACGCCGCTTGCCGAGGGCATCGAGGACGCGGCGCACAACACCACGCGTTTCGTCGCGCTGGCGCGCGAGCCGATGATGCCGGAAGCGGGGGTGCCCGCCATGACCTCGCTGCTGTTCGAGGTGCGCTCGGTTCCCGCCGCGCTCTACAAGGCGCTCGGCGGCTTCGCCACCAACGGCGTCAACCTCACCAAGCTCGAAAGCTACATGCGGGACGGCCAGTTCCAGGCCGCTGAGTTCTACGTGGACATCGAGGGGCGGCCCGACGACCCGAACGTCGAACGCGCGCTCGACGAGCTTCGCTACCATACCAAGTGGGTGCGGATGCTCGGCACCTATCCGCAGGCGCGGGCGCGGTAG
- a CDS encoding c-type cytochrome, producing the protein MDSYEWNKIIGWVLAAAIAVLGLSILTGFVYSPGHSETKGYIVEGVEVEADAGGAGAEAAQPIAAFLATANPAKGEAQFKKCAACHTITKGGATGQGPNLYGILGAKVAHIASFAYSDAVKGHGGNWGWDELSHWIESPRKYIPGNKMSFAGISKPQDRADLLAYLNSQSDSPLPLPAVPAVAEAPAAEAPADAAASDAAPAAGEQAAAPAEAPAEAATH; encoded by the coding sequence GTGGACAGTTACGAATGGAACAAGATTATCGGCTGGGTGCTGGCAGCCGCGATCGCGGTGCTCGGCCTGTCGATCCTGACCGGTTTCGTCTATTCGCCCGGCCATTCCGAAACGAAGGGCTACATCGTCGAGGGCGTCGAGGTCGAGGCTGACGCCGGCGGCGCCGGCGCCGAGGCCGCGCAGCCGATCGCCGCGTTCCTTGCCACCGCCAATCCGGCGAAGGGCGAAGCGCAGTTCAAGAAGTGCGCTGCCTGCCACACGATCACCAAGGGCGGCGCCACCGGTCAGGGCCCGAACCTCTACGGCATCCTCGGCGCCAAGGTCGCGCATATCGCGAGCTTCGCCTACTCCGACGCCGTGAAGGGCCACGGCGGCAACTGGGGCTGGGACGAGCTCAGCCACTGGATCGAATCGCCCCGCAAGTACATCCCGGGCAACAAGATGAGCTTCGCGGGCATCTCGAAGCCGCAGGACCGCGCCGACCTGCTCGCCTACCTCAATTCGCAGAGCGACAGCCCGCTGCCGCTGCCGGCCGTCCCGGCGGTTGCCGAGGCGCCCGCTGCCGAGGCCCCGGCCGACGCCGCCGCATCGGACGCCGCACCGGCAGCCGGTGAACAGGCCGCCGCCCCGGCGGAAGCGCCTGCGGAAGCGGCTACCCACTAA
- a CDS encoding DUF418 domain-containing protein has product MGEARDSAARIEALDVLRGIAILGIMLLNIRGMGSVPGVESDPRIAGWGLADHIVWWTQQLFVEGTMRGLLSLLFGAGFVILASRPRDGRSALSIYYRRMAALILFGLIHGYLLMWPGDILLIYGIAGLFLFPFRELPARALIGLGLGGIAVMVAIGAAAVVEGMNTREHAEAAIAAGAGEEDERVAAWQDYLAAVQPDLEADARSRAARQGSLADNLAYKMAIANEWNGIKGLSWWSLDALAMMLLGAGLFKAGFLGGGLPRDVYLRIALAGYAVGVPINFIESEQLVAAGFMVPIPVSEVTYQIGRLATTLAHVGLVLATLRTVRGRCVLGIFAAPGRMALSTYVGETLIAQWLLFPGFALGLHGRISIAESWLIALGIAVVLTALCRWWLGRFRMGPLEWLWRWLTYGQRPAFKRI; this is encoded by the coding sequence ATGGGCGAGGCGCGGGACAGCGCGGCACGCATCGAGGCGCTGGATGTCCTGCGCGGCATCGCCATTCTGGGCATCATGCTGCTCAACATCCGGGGCATGGGCAGTGTCCCCGGCGTCGAATCCGACCCGCGTATCGCCGGCTGGGGCCTCGCCGACCACATCGTCTGGTGGACGCAGCAACTCTTCGTCGAAGGCACGATGCGCGGCCTGCTCTCGCTGCTGTTCGGCGCGGGCTTCGTGATCCTCGCTTCGCGTCCGCGCGACGGCCGGTCCGCGCTTTCGATCTACTACCGCCGCATGGCCGCGCTCATCCTGTTCGGGCTCATCCACGGCTATCTGCTGATGTGGCCGGGCGACATCCTGCTCATCTACGGGATCGCCGGGCTGTTCCTGTTTCCCTTCCGCGAGCTTCCGGCGCGGGCGCTCATCGGCCTCGGCCTCGGCGGCATCGCGGTCATGGTCGCGATCGGCGCCGCCGCAGTCGTCGAGGGCATGAACACGCGCGAGCACGCGGAGGCCGCGATCGCTGCGGGTGCGGGCGAGGAGGACGAGCGCGTCGCCGCGTGGCAGGATTATCTCGCCGCCGTGCAGCCCGACCTAGAAGCCGACGCGCGCTCGCGGGCGGCGCGGCAGGGAAGCCTTGCCGACAACCTCGCCTACAAGATGGCGATCGCCAATGAATGGAACGGCATCAAGGGCCTCAGCTGGTGGTCGCTCGACGCGCTGGCGATGATGCTGCTGGGCGCCGGGCTGTTCAAGGCCGGTTTCCTCGGCGGCGGGCTGCCGCGCGATGTCTATCTGCGGATCGCGCTGGCGGGCTATGCGGTCGGCGTACCGATCAATTTCATCGAGAGCGAGCAGCTTGTCGCGGCGGGTTTCATGGTGCCGATCCCGGTTTCGGAGGTGACTTACCAGATCGGGCGTCTCGCGACGACGCTGGCGCACGTGGGGCTGGTGCTGGCGACCCTCCGGACCGTGCGCGGACGGTGCGTGCTCGGGATCTTCGCGGCGCCCGGGCGCATGGCGCTCTCAACCTATGTCGGCGAGACGCTGATCGCGCAGTGGCTGCTGTTCCCGGGCTTCGCGCTCGGCCTGCACGGCAGGATCTCGATCGCGGAGAGCTGGCTGATCGCGCTCGGCATCGCGGTCGTCCTGACCGCGCTTTGCAGATGGTGGCTCGGGCGGTTCCGGATGGGGCCGCTCGAATGGCTGTGGCGCTGGCTCACCTATGGCCAGCGCCCGGCCTTCAAGCGGATTTAG
- a CDS encoding LOG family protein has translation MDDKTKVTHRTFPSAEEDAAVAEKSTPIPQTEHPSYRLAFQDKDFLLREELRPVRFQLELLKPEMLLKEHGIASTFVLYGSARIPSPETADALVAAARTGWEKKVAERLRAKAKYYTEAYKLAYLVSSLPREDGERHFVICSGGGPSIMEAANKGAHDAGGESVALNIVLEHEQLPNRYVTPALSFQFHYFALRKMHFLMRAKAVAAFPGGFGTLDELFETLTLIQTRKVKPFPVLLFGREFWQRIVNFEALAEEGTISRDDLSLFHFVETAEEAWQIVTGFYEISAMGGPC, from the coding sequence ATGGACGACAAGACCAAAGTGACGCACCGCACCTTCCCCTCGGCGGAGGAAGACGCAGCGGTCGCCGAGAAATCGACGCCGATCCCGCAAACCGAGCATCCGAGCTACCGGCTGGCGTTCCAGGACAAGGACTTCCTGCTGCGCGAGGAGCTGCGCCCCGTCCGCTTCCAGCTTGAGCTGCTAAAGCCCGAAATGCTGCTGAAAGAGCACGGAATCGCTTCGACCTTCGTGCTCTACGGTTCGGCGCGCATCCCGTCTCCCGAAACGGCCGACGCGCTCGTTGCCGCGGCACGCACGGGCTGGGAAAAGAAGGTCGCCGAGCGGCTTCGCGCCAAGGCGAAATACTATACCGAGGCCTACAAGCTCGCGTATCTCGTCTCGTCGCTGCCGCGCGAGGACGGCGAGCGCCATTTCGTGATCTGCTCGGGCGGCGGGCCGTCGATCATGGAGGCGGCGAACAAGGGCGCGCACGACGCGGGCGGCGAATCGGTCGCGCTCAACATCGTGCTGGAGCACGAGCAACTGCCGAACCGGTACGTGACCCCGGCGCTTTCGTTCCAGTTCCACTATTTCGCGCTGAGGAAGATGCACTTCCTGATGCGCGCCAAGGCGGTGGCGGCGTTCCCCGGCGGCTTCGGTACACTCGACGAGCTGTTCGAGACGCTCACGCTCATCCAGACGCGCAAGGTGAAGCCGTTCCCGGTGCTGCTGTTCGGGCGCGAATTCTGGCAGCGGATCGTCAACTTCGAGGCGCTCGCTGAGGAAGGCACGATCTCGCGCGACGACCTCTCGCTGTTCCACTTCGTGGAAACGGCCGAGGAAGCATGGCAAATCGTGACGGGATTCTACGAGATTTCTGCTATGGGTGGCCCCTGCTAG
- a CDS encoding extensin family protein yields MWGRVLSALSLLAVAACSGGPPPVSGRQPVSQQPENAAACFARLDRIQGLKYRRLDPHVEGQCGYENAVLLLDIGVPVAGLKAVSCPVAESLYRWVHEGVRPAARDHFGADVVRIQSYGTYACRTRNSQPGARLSEHARANAVDIASFTLANGRTVAVKSGWRGPGDEQSFLRAAHRAGCARFNIVIGPDADAYHQDHLHLDMGRGPYCR; encoded by the coding sequence ATGTGGGGCCGCGTTCTTTCCGCCTTGTCGCTGCTTGCCGTCGCGGCCTGTTCGGGCGGGCCTCCGCCGGTTTCCGGGCGGCAGCCGGTCTCGCAGCAGCCGGAGAACGCGGCGGCGTGCTTCGCGCGGCTGGACCGTATCCAGGGCCTCAAGTACCGCAGGCTCGATCCGCATGTCGAAGGCCAGTGCGGCTACGAGAACGCCGTGCTGCTGCTCGACATCGGCGTGCCGGTCGCGGGGCTGAAGGCGGTGTCGTGCCCGGTCGCGGAATCGCTCTACCGCTGGGTGCACGAGGGCGTCCGCCCGGCGGCGCGCGACCATTTCGGCGCCGATGTCGTGCGTATCCAGAGCTACGGCACCTATGCCTGCCGCACGCGCAACAGCCAGCCCGGCGCGCGGCTTTCCGAGCACGCGCGCGCGAACGCGGTCGACATCGCGAGCTTCACGCTTGCAAACGGCCGCACCGTGGCGGTGAAATCCGGCTGGCGCGGGCCGGGCGACGAGCAATCCTTCCTGCGCGCCGCGCACCGCGCGGGCTGTGCGCGGTTCAACATCGTCATCGGTCCGGACGCCGACGCCTACCACCAGGACCACCTGCATCTCGATATGGGCCGCGGTCCATATTGCCGCTGA